The DNA window CTGGTTCAAGGCCCGCACGCTCACAGAAATAGAAGCGGGCCGCCCCCTTCAGCCCTGGGAGACCTTGCTCTATGTACTCCAGAGATTCTTCGAGGTTTGGGATGACGACCGGCTTGTCCGCGAAGCGACCGAATATAAGATTTTGGAACGTGACGGATGGCAATGCGCCGCGCCGGGATGTTCATCCCGCCGCAGCCTGGAAGTTCACCACATCATACCCCGCGCGCGGGGCGGGTCCGACGAACCCGACAATCTCATTACACTTTGCTCCGTGCATCACCGCGGCATTGTACATCAAATGAGAATGCGCTGCGAAGGCGATGCGCCGGGCGGAGTTATTTATACATTAGGATTGAGGATCTCAGCGGAGTGCGAAGAGCCGGCATACCGGGGAGATGTGCGGATGCGTCCGGCGGCGGACTTTGATCTCAATCATGACGGCCCGAAGTAACCGATTCCAATAATTGCGCCAGGCGTTTCGTCAAGGCTGCCCGGCTGTAGTTTTCAATCGCATCCTCGCGGCGATCGGTTTGCAGCATCCGGCCCTCGCGATGGGTTTTTAGGGCGTTCTGAAGAAGGGCTTTCATGCCCCGTTTATCTTGAGGATTCAGGACCCAGCCGGTGCCGGTCTCCTCGGTGATGCGAGCCGCCTCGCCGGGCGTGCCGATCGTCAAAATCGGGGGGCCGGCGGCGAGGTACTCGAAGATCTTGCCGGTGGCCAGACCCCTCACCTCGGGGCCCGCGCCGACGGGAAGCAGCAGGATCTGGCCGCGGCGGAGCCACCGCACGGCCTCGGCATGGGAGCAATAGCCCTCATCTTGTACAATAGACGATATGGGGGGACTCTGTAGAATGGATCGGGTCTCGGCGTCCAACCGTCCGATGAAAACCAATCGCAAATCCTCACGGCAGCGGGGGTCGCCGGCCAAGAGATCCCGCACGGCATCAAAAAAGAGATCCGGCCGGCGGTTGGCGAAGAGAGAGCCCGAATGAACAATGGTTAAGGCCCTTTCCTTTGGCGGTTCGATACCGGCGAAATCATCGGGATCAAAACCATTGGGAATCAGGGCGAAATCGGATTCATTCAGGCCCGAGTGGTCTTTGATGAACTCGTCGATCATTGCCGGTGAAACGACGATGTTCATCGAGGCGTCGCGAAGGCAGCGTCCCTCGAGTCGGCGGTCCCATGCGCGGACAAGACCGGGACGGTTCGGATAAAAGACGGCGCGGGTCCAGGGATCGCGGTAATCGGCGACCCAGGGCCGGCCGATTTTACGCGCCACGGCACGGCCGATGAGGTGATTTGTAAAAGGAGGACCGGTAGAGAAAACCACATCAAAGGGGTTGGCCCGGTGAATTTTCAACGCCGCTCGTACGGCGAAAGGATACCAACCGATCCGGGCGTCGGGGACAAAGAAGGTCGCCCGGATGCGGCTCATGATTCGGGCTTGAAGCGGCAGCCTATCCCAGCGGGCCACCGTTTCGACATCGGTCGCCGATCCCGACGACCGCCCGGTCAGGCGGCTGTAGAGGGTATGGGGTTCCAGGATCCTGACGCGATAGATCTCGGTTCCTTCCGGGATATCGGCGGCCAGTTTCTCGTCCCGGGCGGGAAAGGCCGAGTTTTCCGGAACGGTCAATACAACCGGCTGCCACCCATTCCGTGGAAGATATTTTACAAATTTCAGAGGGCGCTGAACGCCTGATCCACCCGAAGGGGGGAAGTAGTAGGCGATCATAAGAACCCGTTTCATCTGTATCCTCTTGAAGTTTTGCGGTAATTTCTCATTCTCAGGCTTAAAGCCTCCTGGCACCCCGCTCAAGGCTAACAGGCGCGGCGGGAGGAGGCCAGCGGGATCATGATTGGAGGTCAGAATGGCGGGGAAGGCAAACAAGACAAACAGGACAGGGGACCATTGGAGCGGACTGCGGCGGCATGGGCCATGGCTCCTGGCTTTGATTCTTGTTCCAATGATTTTTCACGCGGCGATGGTGTTGAAAAATTATGAACCGTTGGCGCCCGATACCCAGATGGCCCAACCTCTGGGGCAATGGGCCAAACAGGCCGAAGTAGAGCTCGGTACGATCCCGCTCTGGTGTCCCGCCATCTTCGCCGGCATGCCTTCCTATGGCTCCTTCATCTACACTCCGGCGGCTTGGCACCATCTCTTTGATCTCGTGATCAGCCCCTTTGCCGATTACCGCGGGATCCGGTATTTTCTCGCGATGCTGTTGGGCGGTTTCTCCTTATACATTTTCGGGATCCGGCTCGGCTTTTCACCGCCCGCCGCCGCCGCGGGATCACTGCTCTTCGTCCTCACACCCTATATGGCGGGTGTCATTCAGGCCGGCCACAGCACCAAGCTGCGAGCCCTCTATCACGTCCCCCTGCTCTTCCTTGCCGTCGAAGAGATGTTGCGCAAACCACGGATCCGGGCCGCCGCGCTCCTCGCCCTCGCCCTCGCTCTTCTCGGCTGGACGCGTCATCCCCAAATTGCCTATTACGCTCTATTGCTGGCCGCGCTCTACGCCATCGCCGGATTGATCTGGCTGCGACCGCCGGCCTGGGGGCGAAAGGGCTGGCTGTTCGGTCTGGGGATGGTTCTGCTCGCCGGAATGCTTGCCGGTGTGATGCTGCTGGATCCCATCACGAGTGTCCGGGAATACACTCCCTACTCAGAGCGCGGAACACCCGGCGCCTTCGCCACTGAAGAAGATGTCGCCGGCGGCACCTCCTGGGATTATGCGACGGCCTGGTCTTTCCATCCGAAAGAGCTGCCCTCCTTCCTTGTCCCGGAATGGTTTGGTCTGGAAGGGGCGACCTATTGGGGCGAGATGCCGTTCACGCAATCGACCCACTATTTCGGTCTGATGGCGATCGCCCTTTCTCTCTTGGCCCTGCTTTCTCTCCGCGATCGCCGGTTGTGGATCTGGGCGGGGTTGGCCCTCGTCGTGTTGATCATCGGTTTCGGGCGCATCGTGCCGGTGCTCTACCGGCCCCTGTTTCTCATTTTGCCGTTCTTTAACAAATTCCGTGTCCCATCCATGATCTATGCCTTTTTGCCGTTATTGGTTCTGCCGTTGGTCGGGGCCGGGCTTCGCCTGATTCAGGGCGAGGGCATCATGCCGCCCCGTGCGGAGAGACAGGAAAAGTCCAAAGGCAAAACGAAAGGCAAAGCTCCCAAGGACCGGTACCGGTGGATTCTCTTAACCACGGTGGCGCTCGGCATCCTCTTCATCCTTTGGTTGGCGGCGGGCCCCGGCATCACCGATTCGATGAAGGCTTCGAATCACGGTGGAGTGGGATGGTTTCAGAAGGTGGGTGATGCCCAGCGTTTCAATCCATCCGTCATTCCCGCATTGCAGAACCGGCGGGCCGAGATGTTTGTTGTTGGTGTCGGACGGTCACTTTTTCTGCTCACCCTGCTCGGCGCCATCCTGATTCTGCGCCGGCGGCGGCTTCTTCCCGGGTATTGGGCGGTCGTTCTATGCGGTGTCCTTCTTGTCGGTGATGTTTGGGTCGTTGGAAAACGGTTCCAGAAGCTCGAACCGAAAGCGACCTTCGAAAAAACAGTTCAGATCGACAGCGCCTTGCAATATCTTGTCGATGTCGATGAACTCTTCCGTTTTCTGCCGCTTGATGAATCAACCAGCAACCGCCATGCGGCTTTCGGGCTTCAGTCTCTCATGGGGTACCAGCCGGCGAAGTTGCGCGCCTATAAAGATGTGATGGAAGCGGGCGGTCTGCAGACACTGCCTGTCCTTGATATGCTGCAAACCCGCTTCTTTGTCTCCGGCACCGCTGCCGATGTTCCCGGTTTCAAGCTTGTCCACAATGGGTCGCGAAAGGTCTATGAACGGGAAATTGAGTTACCCAGGGTTTGGTTTGTGCAGAAGGTGGATGCGCTGCCCGATGCCCGGGCGGTATTGGATGGGATGATGCAACCCGGCTTCAAGCCCTTTGATACCGCGCTGATCCCGTTGGATTCGGAGCTGAAGTCGGGATCGCGGGCCGGTGGGTCGGCTACGCTCCGGGAGTGGAGCGAACACAAGCTTATCGTTGACGCGGAGGTGGAGACGGCCGGAGAGGGCCTGCTGGTCTACAGCGAGATCGCCTATCCGCCGGGCTGGAAGGCGGAGATCGATGGGATTGAGGCGCCGATCCATACGGTGAATCATATCCTACGGGCGGTCGAGGTGCCGCAGGGGCATCATGAAGTTATCATGACGGCGGTGGAAAAGAATCGAAGCCGGGCGCGGCAGCTTTCCAAGGCGGCGATGGGGGTTACTCTTCTTCTGCTCCTGGTTCCCGTTTTTTGGCGGCGCGGCTCCGCCTAAGGCGCCCAACGAGACGGCGGCGCTCGCCGGGAGTCAGCACGCCGAGGGTCATCACGCCGATCGGGAAGATCAGCAGCAGCGCCGCCTTAACAACGAATTGGGAGAGGACATATCCGGGAGCCGGAGAGAGCCACCGGCCTGCAATGTATAACCCAAGGGTAAGCAGGATCAGCTTGCCGACGCGCCACCATTCATAAGGAATTGGATAGTGGCGTTGCGACGCTTGAAGGACCAATCCCGCCATCACCGTATATGAAATGAGAGTCGCCACGGCCGCCCCGATCATTCCATAGTGGGGGATCAGGATCAGATTGAGGATGAGATTCAGGGAGGCCGCGATGAGAAAAGAGCTGGCCAGCCGGCGGCTCTTACCCAAGATGTTTAATCCGACCTGGAAGTTTCTGTAAAAACCGTAAATGACATACGAAAGAATCAAAAAAGGCGCCACAAGGGCGGCGCTCGCGTATTCCGGCGGAGAAACGAGGTCAATAATCTCAGGCGCCAGAAGCCCCAATCCCAAACCCGCCCATAGGAGCAACCCCGCCATATAGGTAAAGATTTTGGCGAAAAGCCGTTGGGCCTCTTCTTCGGTCTCCTCCCGCGCGATGCTGAACATTGTCGGTGTCCATACCAACGTGAAAGGCCAGATAATCCCGACATTCAAGGCGATGCCCAGTTTCCCCCCAAGAGCGTAAAGACCGGTTTCAGAAACAAGACCCTTGCCCGAGAGAATGAGCTTATCGGTTGACAGCAGGGCAAAGGCGCCGAGATTCACCAGGACAAAGGGGAGGCCGTAATTCAGGAACTCGACAAGGTAGCTGGGGATGAATTTCCCTCTCAGTTCAGGCAGCAGTATGAAAATGGCGACAATGAGGGCGGCGGCGTTGGCGATGGCTTCACCGACCAAAACACCCCAGATACCCTGTTTTTGTACAAGGACAAAAAAGAGAACAAGGGCGAGACTCAAGAGGGTCCT is part of the Candidatus Eisenbacteria bacterium genome and encodes:
- a CDS encoding glycosyltransferase family 4 protein; translated protein: MKRVLMIAYYFPPSGGSGVQRPLKFVKYLPRNGWQPVVLTVPENSAFPARDEKLAADIPEGTEIYRVRILEPHTLYSRLTGRSSGSATDVETVARWDRLPLQARIMSRIRATFFVPDARIGWYPFAVRAALKIHRANPFDVVFSTGPPFTNHLIGRAVARKIGRPWVADYRDPWTRAVFYPNRPGLVRAWDRRLEGRCLRDASMNIVVSPAMIDEFIKDHSGLNESDFALIPNGFDPDDFAGIEPPKERALTIVHSGSLFANRRPDLFFDAVRDLLAGDPRCREDLRLVFIGRLDAETRSILQSPPISSIVQDEGYCSHAEAVRWLRRGQILLLPVGAGPEVRGLATGKIFEYLAAGPPILTIGTPGEAARITEETGTGWVLNPQDKRGMKALLQNALKTHREGRMLQTDRREDAIENYSRAALTKRLAQLLESVTSGRHD
- a CDS encoding HNH endonuclease codes for the protein WFKARTLTEIEAGRPLQPWETLLYVLQRFFEVWDDDRLVREATEYKILERDGWQCAAPGCSSRRSLEVHHIIPRARGGSDEPDNLITLCSVHHRGIVHQMRMRCEGDAPGGVIYTLGLRISAECEEPAYRGDVRMRPAADFDLNHDGPK
- a CDS encoding lipopolysaccharide biosynthesis protein, yielding MKLRDLLKKLTQQGAVYGVGEMAGRAAGFLMIPIYTAVLITEDFGRLQVLFVMHQMGQMTADLGFMAAFMRWYGLAKTDEERKNTVVTISAGLLAATLLASGLLASLASPMAKLFLTSTIYTRYVQLVALSLGLRVLSTMANTYLRLRERPVLYAFFSLGRTLLSLALVLFFVLVQKQGIWGVLVGEAIANAAALIVAIFILLPELRGKFIPSYLVEFLNYGLPFVLVNLGAFALLSTDKLILSGKGLVSETGLYALGGKLGIALNVGIIWPFTLVWTPTMFSIAREETEEEAQRLFAKIFTYMAGLLLWAGLGLGLLAPEIIDLVSPPEYASAALVAPFLILSYVIYGFYRNFQVGLNILGKSRRLASSFLIAASLNLILNLILIPHYGMIGAAVATLISYTVMAGLVLQASQRHYPIPYEWWRVGKLILLTLGLYIAGRWLSPAPGYVLSQFVVKAALLLIFPIGVMTLGVLTPGERRRLVGRLRRSRAAKKREPGAEEE
- a CDS encoding YfhO family protein, yielding MAGKANKTNRTGDHWSGLRRHGPWLLALILVPMIFHAAMVLKNYEPLAPDTQMAQPLGQWAKQAEVELGTIPLWCPAIFAGMPSYGSFIYTPAAWHHLFDLVISPFADYRGIRYFLAMLLGGFSLYIFGIRLGFSPPAAAAGSLLFVLTPYMAGVIQAGHSTKLRALYHVPLLFLAVEEMLRKPRIRAAALLALALALLGWTRHPQIAYYALLLAALYAIAGLIWLRPPAWGRKGWLFGLGMVLLAGMLAGVMLLDPITSVREYTPYSERGTPGAFATEEDVAGGTSWDYATAWSFHPKELPSFLVPEWFGLEGATYWGEMPFTQSTHYFGLMAIALSLLALLSLRDRRLWIWAGLALVVLIIGFGRIVPVLYRPLFLILPFFNKFRVPSMIYAFLPLLVLPLVGAGLRLIQGEGIMPPRAERQEKSKGKTKGKAPKDRYRWILLTTVALGILFILWLAAGPGITDSMKASNHGGVGWFQKVGDAQRFNPSVIPALQNRRAEMFVVGVGRSLFLLTLLGAILILRRRRLLPGYWAVVLCGVLLVGDVWVVGKRFQKLEPKATFEKTVQIDSALQYLVDVDELFRFLPLDESTSNRHAAFGLQSLMGYQPAKLRAYKDVMEAGGLQTLPVLDMLQTRFFVSGTAADVPGFKLVHNGSRKVYEREIELPRVWFVQKVDALPDARAVLDGMMQPGFKPFDTALIPLDSELKSGSRAGGSATLREWSEHKLIVDAEVETAGEGLLVYSEIAYPPGWKAEIDGIEAPIHTVNHILRAVEVPQGHHEVIMTAVEKNRSRARQLSKAAMGVTLLLLLVPVFWRRGSA